The following coding sequences lie in one Apium graveolens cultivar Ventura chromosome 3, ASM990537v1, whole genome shotgun sequence genomic window:
- the LOC141714178 gene encoding uncharacterized protein LOC141714178, which yields MNIDPEADQAINLGAWTLKVDGSSTSERSGAGLILTSPEGFTIQTAISFGFPTTNNQAEYEALIVGLKLSRTLRVQDLNIYSNSQIVVKQTNGKYIANDPILAKYQAPVQSYLVSIPKHQVLQVCQEENEEVDIVSKLVRNSSDLNCSVYFEELQKPSIDSEEVLDIESNQNWITPFINYLEKGEIPEDKGKAQRLKAKAAKFFLEKGLLYCMTFSSPILKCIGPEEANYCLMEVHEGVCGDHMSAKALAHKIIRQV from the coding sequence ATGGTTCATCAACAAGCGAGAGGTCGGGAGCCGGACTCATCCTGACAAGTCCTGAGGGATTCACAATTCAGACAGCTATATCTTTCGGCTTCCCGACAACAAACAACCAGGCGGAATATGAGGCGTTGATTGTAGGACTGAAGCTATCCAGGACCCTCAGAGTCCAGGATCTGAACATCTACAGCAactcccagatagtggtcaagcaaacaaacGGAAAATACATAGCAAATGACCCTATTCTGGCAAAGTATCAAGCACCGGTCCAAAGTTACCTAGTTTCAATCCCGAAGCATCAAGTCCTTCAGGTATGTcaagaagaaaatgaagaagtgGATATTGTATCCAAGTTAGTCCGGAACTCATCAGATCTGAACTGCTCAGTTTACTTTGAAGAACTCCAAAAACCATCTATTGATTCCGAAGAAGTCTTGGATATCGAAAGCAACCAGAACTGGATTACTCCTTTCATCAACTACTTAGAGAAAGGAGAAATCCcagaagacaaaggaaaggcCCAAAGACTGAAAGCCAAAGCAGCCAAGTTCTTCCTCGAAAAAGGACTACTATACTGCATGACCTTCTCCTCTCCTATTCTAAAATGCATCGGCCCAGAAGAAGCAAATTATTGTTTAATGGAAGTCCATGAAGGGGTATGCGGTGATCACATGTCGGCAAAGGCCCTAGCTCACAAAATCATAAGgcaagtgtaa